From the genome of Cydia fagiglandana chromosome 27, ilCydFagi1.1, whole genome shotgun sequence:
agtatgtcattgtattctgagagatgagaagtcggatttgtcgctcgaccgatccgcaatttgtactgagcgagcaaaatcgataaatccaacaaatacttgagactaaaatataataattgtatttaaatgtaattaaacgtatgatatgtaaaaaaaaaattacatgtggaatgtaacactttctttttgtaaatttgatgtccccgacctctttttatagcaaaaaaccgagcaaacaggcatttttgtgcagcagagttcacgcgcgcgtctggactcggtctagtgaaaaatccaagtgcaactagttttattacccgcggtagattagattgacgcgctaatcttgtacctcggcagaggggaaatagtgcgaatgccgcctcccttccgtgttgctcgaaggccgAAGCACAGTGCATTATACAACAATGCTGGTAAGTGTACGGCGCCTTTAAATCTGTACGATCTGTCATAATGTCACCCGTGGCTGTATACTCGCGAGTCTATGCCCGCGCAACATAAACAAATTTAtgacataagaaaaaaaaacattgcatTGTGTTTTATTGATTTTCCGTCGCCGAATTCGGGAATTCCATCGGAATAGCCCAGTTTTTccttgtaatttaatattaacgcACAAGCCAGCTAGTTATAAGAGAAAAGGTTTTCAAGAGCCGCCCATTGCTCTAAAACGTCGTCCCTTTTACCTGTTTACCGGGGCGTAACGCGGCCTGGGTGCGAATAGAATTTACTAACTCTAGTTTTCTtgaaaaatatattgttgtAAGTGAAAATGAGCACTACAGCCTCGCAGGAGTCTGCTGTTAAGGAGAGTTTGTTTCAATTTATAACTAAGAACGTCCCCTCGGCGGACTTGAACGTAATTGACGATATAGTACTGTCTTATGTGATTTCTTTCGTGGAGGAATCTTCACAAGATCCCTGCTTCGATGTTGaaggtaaataattttaaaatgttatatatCAATAGATAAATAAGTAAACTAGGTCTTGGGATGGAAAATATGACGAAAAACGAACTATTTTCGTCTgaataaaatacttaatttgCATTTCGTGTCAAAGTTCCTAGTTGCtacacattatttttataaattacttTATAAACTACTTAAATGCAGTTTAGGTAGTAACATATAATGTATTTACGCTTTATTTAAATAGagatctaaaaaatatatacaaaattttatacaaaatcAATAGGTATGAATTGAAGAAAACAAGTTGTATAAATCAGTTGATTTCAGTTGTattcctttaaaaaaatgtattctctAATCTACAGCTGGATTACAAATGGCTAATATCAGAAAATAActgtaaaaacaatttaaaaaaaaatcaatcaaTACAGGGTGGAGTCAGCTGCACCTATGTTGTTAATTTTGTGAGCAGCAGGGTaaatgtcacaaaaaaaagtattttcaccacaccagctcggaaatgcttactttgcacttccaAAACTGATAGcatagttgcattttattcacatgtgatgCAAAGTAAATcatatgcaaattttgagttgtctTCTTATGTTTGcgggtagaattgacttttaaatgatgattttggatgttaaatatttaataacattcattttggATTTGAttgggtttttttttatattttacatttaatatttgcttcgggttggtgtggtgaagaAGTATTTCTTAGTGAGTATTGCTCCAGTATATGAGTTCCATCAAATCAAAAGATTAAgagagaatttatttattgaattaaagtttgacATTTGACTGCATGTGTATCCATTGCAGCTGCAATTTTTTCATTAGAAACAAATAAGTTTTTAGGAAAATGTTAATGGCGAAAGACatataaatgaatattttttaatGTGAATATTCAAAGTATATAAGCAATGTATAAGGCTCTCTGTATAGTAAGAATGTAATGAAAGAATTTCCTACCAGCggggccacagaataaataatagtactaccgtacagaaaggaaacttcctacaaaaccgaagtttgacagcggttcagggtcgaatcatgctatccctttctaacatatagcactatccctttcggctatttagggttgtcaaaattcaagtgattaccttatctgtggtcgtgcacgcaaaaggaagtcaagtggtgccaaccctaaaaattgctcggagcattgctgagccgagcggagccgggtttggccgaagtcaggagtttcgcacccctggcggGGCACACCTCTTTATTGGTTGGCTTAGCAAACTAGCATGGGCTCAGTAGAAAGCTTTAGTTATATCAGTGGGGACACACTCCTGTCTTCGGGAAAACTTGGCTcagttcggctcagcattgctccgagtaattattagggttgacataACTTGACATCCCTTTGCatgcacaaccacagataagataatggcttgaattttgacaaccctaaatagtcggAAGGCATAGTGTCATAAGTTAGGGATATCATGATttgaccctgaatcgctgttaactttagttttgtaggaagtgtcctttctgtatggtcgtactattacttattgaaaatgaaaaaaatgaaaaaagtttattgtataaaattacacATACAGTAAATCACGTCCCTGAGTCCTGATCTAGGAAACCCTGTGTTACAGGACCCAGTTTCGTTACTTATACTAGTTTCTTTAATCTATATACCTATTGGTAGGTACAAATTGTACAGAGAGTTACACTGAAACTTACAGATAGCTATGCCTCTTTTAACAtgtatattgtttttatttgtgaacTGCGTGTGTACGAGTGTTTGtttatttgtgtgtgtgtgtgtgtttgtgtgtgtgtgtgtgtgtgtgtgtgtgtgtgtgtgtgtgtgtgtgtgtgtgtgtgtgggtgtgcGTGTGTGTTAGTGTGTAAAAATGCATActataatatttatgataaggaagtattatttcaatgttattattataaaatgtatatatatgtaagtattgtaaatatttaattaattattttattttaagacgtTTAGGAGGAGTTCAGTGTCGTGGTAATGTAGTTGGGTAAGCCAATTAGTTAAATACCGTTTACTAGGAGGTCTCTTTATAGGATGTAGCTTGCAGAATGATTTCATTACTAGAGCTGAAATGAAGGGGTGAAATCTTTGGGCAAATTTTGTACGCGTTTTTGTGGTTTTCCAGCGCTGACGGCGTCTTGTGTCTGCTTCAAAAATCTTGTCATGCAGTTTTCCATAATTGTACATGATTTTTCTGAGATATAATTGGCGAACTGAGAGAACATTGGCAAGCGTGTATAGTTCTTTAGTACTGTATCGTGATGGTTTCCGGTAAATAACTTTGAGAAGAGACCGTTGAGCTCTTTCTAGAGTAATGAGGTGCGTCTTTGCCGCCCCTCCCCACACTGAATTGCAGTAGCATAGCACGGATTCACAAAGAGCGAAGTAAACTGTCCTCAACAGTTCGGGATATGCAATATTTCTTAAAGTTCGAAAGACATACATAAGCTTACGAAGACGGTTTTTGAGTGACTCGATGTGCTGCCGCCACGTGAGGTGAGTATCGAGCAGTACACCAAGGTAACGCATGGTGTTTGAACGCTCTAAGAAGCTAGCACTAGTTAAATTAGAGGACCCTGATAACACGTCATTCTGATGTCTAACCGTAATACAAAATCCGTCATGAGGTTGGCCTCTGGAGTCGATTGAGAAACAAACATATTTGGTCTTCTGTACGTTTAATGTCAGCAAGTTGGAATCGAGCCACTCTACAACTAGTTTTAAGTTAAGCTCCGCGGCGCTCTGGACTTCTGGCCAGCTTTTTCCGCGTACCAGAATAGCTGTATCATCGGCAAAAGATATGGTTATAGCATTTGTTAGTTTAAGGTTACAGAGGCCGTTGATATAAGCCAAAAACAGAGTTGGGCCGAGTACACTTCCCTGGGGAACCCCAAATTCTACGTTAGCAAAGTCGCTGGCATTGTCTCCCACCCGAACACATTGTTTACGATCTCGTAAATAAGATTCAAACCACTTAAGTGCGAGTCCCCTGATGCCAAGGCTCTCGAGTTTGGCCAAAAGGATCGGAATAGAAACTGTATCGAAGGCCTTGGCAAGATCTAAAAATAAGCCTACGCACTTTTCGCCTTTATCTAAGGAATCTACTATTTTACCAACAAGTAGGTCAATCGCTTGTTCGGTGGATCTCTTTTGTCTGAAGCCAAATTGATTAGGCGACAGGCTGTTATTGCGCTCAAGAAACGACAACAACTGCGAATTGATAATTTTCTCAATGAGTTTACCAATTATACTAAGCAAGGAAATTGGCCTATAGTTAGTGACTTGTTCTCTACTACCCGCCTTGTAAATTGGTGTTACTGAAGCTAGTTTAAGAAGATTTGGGAAAGTAGCGGAAGTTATGCTCAGATTACACAAATAAGTGATCGGCTCGGTAACGCTAGTCACAGTCATTTTTAATAAATCTGGTGTGATACCGTCTAATCCCGGGGAACTACCAACCTTTAATTGACCAATAAAAGAGGCTACCTCGTGAGTGTCTGTAGGTCGGAGGAAGAATGACGAAACCGGAGAACATTCACCCTGGTGCATTTTGGCCAAGTACGTCTCACTTACTCCCATTCTATTGAGCGTCACCTCCGCTAAATTCTTACCGACGGAactaaaaaaagtatttaccGTATTTAGCGAAATTTTATTCTATGGTTATATACTTAATCAATTCTCAAGCCTATTTCTTATCTGCCTTCTAGGGTTCATAGAGATGATGGCGGCGTATGTGCCGCAGTTCGCCAACATTGACGTGGAGCGTGTGTGCTCCTGGGTCGTTGACCTGGAGGCCCTGCTCACGAGCGAGGAGAGCGACCCTCCGTCTAGCCACGGTTAGTAACAACCCCCAACCCAGGGTTCATAGAGATGATGGCGGCGTATGTGCCGCAGTTCGCCAACATTGACGTGGAGCGCGTGTGCTCCTGGGTCGTGGACCTGGAGGCCCTGCTCACGAGCGAGGAGAGCGACCCTCCGTCTAGCCACGGTTAGTTACTTTACCTACATCATTTTAGCCACTCACAAACATGGCTAGAACAGCTGCAGATTTAactgagaaaaaaaaacctacaaatatctatgatgatgatgcattccTGTTATCCCACATTCCCTggacatagggctcgcagaagaatcCTCCTTTTGTCACGATGTTGAGCGGCTACTTTCAGCTCTTTCCAGCCGATTCCAGTTGAGCCAGCCTCCTTCTCAAATATAAAGGCCTCCCCTACCGCATCTTCATACATCTTCTATACTATACTGATGTCCAGATTCAATCAGATCGTATTACTATACTGATATCCAGATTATATTAAACTTCGTCCAATAAGCTTCCAGTAAGAATAGGATTAGATTATTTCTAATTGAAATTGGTGCACCAACGACATTCAGTGTCCATATAGCGTCTATtgcttatactctgtatctttaggtatttaaataaaagtaaacaaaatctaccctcaaatggctcctaagccagttgagggtagatgaaaacattacacgatcaaataatgtaggttaaagcaggggtgcgaagctcctgacttcggccaaactcggctccgctcggctcagcattgctccgagcaattattagggttggcaccacttgacttccttttgcgtgcacgaccacagataagataatcacttgaattttgacaaccctaattggccgaaagggatagtgccatgtattagaaagggatagcatgattcgaccctgaaccgctgtcaaacttcggttttgtaggaagcttcctttctgtacggtagtactattatttattctgtggttaaagTCAGtccgttcagtgactgatccaggcggttttgtatttggttggttaaccaataaatgttataactacctatGTTATAACTAACTATATGTGttaggttaactggaagagatcccattcagggataagttcgcctttgttgtatttaattgactctgtaactgtgtttctcgtgtttatatttctatgtacaataaagtaaatacatacataaggCTTGTTCACGTAATAAAGTAGCCATATGCAAATGTAAATTAATCGTTTACTTCAAACGCTACAGGTAACAAAAACAGGTAattatataagaaaacatttaaaaaattaaatacaatgCATTTTTTTGCGGAATCCTTAAGAACTGGCGaatttttttactttctttCGAACGCCTGCCATTAGTGTAGTTATTGACGTGTTAGTGAACTGATGAGCGGCTGCGCTCCATATTCTTTTGAAGTCAGCATCACTGTCCGCTACTGCACCTTTCTTGAGCAGGTATCGCTTGATGTTCGCCCAATACCTTTCTATCGGGCGAAGTTCTGGGCAATTTGGCGGGTTCATGTTTTTCGCCACATAAATAACATTCTGATTATCGAGCAAATTTAAGGTTGTTTGAGCGTAATGAGCTGAAGCTAAATCAGGCCAAAATATAGGGGGCCGTTCATGTTTCCTATATAAGGGCAAAATTCGCTTCATAATACACTCCTGTCGGTAGACATCTCCGTTGATTGTGCCAGTAGTAAAAAAGCTCGAACTCTTCAGCCCGCATGAGCAAATAGCTTGCCATACCAGGATTTTGGGGGCGAATTTTTCAAAAGCGATGGACTTATGCTCTTCCGATACATCCTGGCCAGCCACACACGTATAAAATTGAGGCCCCGGTAAAGTTCTCATGTCTTTTTTTACATATGTTTCGTCATCCATTAAAATGCATCGGTCGCGATTTTGATTGACAAAACTTGCTCAAAATTTTGGCACGACATTTTGCTCTTTCGATCTGAGCAGGggttttttttgggattttttgtttctttctggTCACAAGATTATTTCTCTTCTTAGCGTTTTGTACATTTCCAACCGATGTCTTTACCCTTTTGGCGATATCTCGAACAGAGGCCGATGGATTATGGCGGAACGAGGAAGCTATTGCGGCATCCAATTTAGGCTTCACGCAGCCTTTTTTTCGACCGCGACCTGGTAGATCATGTAGAATATGAAATTGCCCAAATTTATTGATCACTTTTCGCACACCATCCTTAGATATTTTATATCGTTTTGCTAATTGTCGTATCGAGACACCCTTTTCGCTGCAATAGGCGACAATAATTAATTTAcgaatattttcatttattctCGGCATTTTGATTCTATTTACTCAATGACatctattttatactttttttaaactttattatatattttttggaatGTCACGTACCAGCATTGCAAAAAGTTTCTATATTCCTGTGAAGACTTAGTTCTAGGTGGCTACTTTATTACGTGAACAAGCCTTACATACTACcccaaaatgtacaaattgtttgtttacttttatttaaatacctaaagatagacTATAGTGcacaatatgtaaacaggccgcTAGGAATATGTCCTTACAATGTTAAGTTAAGCAGCCTAGATTTGCTTGAAGTCCTTGAGTCAAGGTTTGAACAACTTGTTCCTAACTGCCTTGAAGGCGTAAAATCTAGTCTAAGGCTAGTTTTATGTCCTTCATAGACAGCGAAAACTTCATTGTCTTTGTTACTTGACTTAGTTAACTTGTAGTAAGGGCTTGTGCTCAAATAACCCGAGgttcgatccagaggccgtgagttcaagtctcatcCAAGGCAGTAgcttttccacttttaaatttattcaaagCTTAATAGGATTGATTGCAgccgtttctgcttgttaacaATTAATTTGTAATTTCTTGTTACAGAGGAGTCGTCGAGCAGCAGCGACAAGCTGACGATGACTCTTCACACCCTGAGTGAGATGCTGCCCACGGCCACCAAGCCCAGCCGGTGAGATGATCAATAATTACAGTAGTTACATAATTATACTTggggatcctatctcgtcgcataataattgattgtcctaatgtaatgttgcgcataaaactcttttcgcatattttttctccagctgaaacagaaagtattttctaaaatatgttgtatagggtaggttaggttaggtttgtgctataatttttcagaaatgttaatatttccagcacaataacaattatgcgaaatgagttttatgcgtaacattacatttggacaatcaattattatgcaacccaatatggacccttatacttggtcaagcaaatcttgtcagtagaaaaaggcggcaaatttaaaaaatgtaggcgcgaagggttatcgtcccatagaaaatttgaatttcgcgcctttttccactgacaagatttgcttgacagtctatatattgtttaaatcgACTTAGGGCCCCTTGCACCATttactaacccagggttaaccagttaaatctggagttaccatggttaccagtacaatttgacactgggtgaacggtttaaccgattaaactCCGTTATTGGGATGGTGCTAGTGGCGCTTAAAAATTGAAATTCGGTTAAATGCCTAATTATCTTTAACCCTTCTCCTTTATCCTCCCAACTCATttaaaaacaagaaaatatatTCAAAACGATTGGTGTCCCATTTTTTGGCAAAACGCAGTAGTTCTGAAGCATGAATTTAAGAATACTCAAAGAAACCTTTGAAACTTtcaaaaattaattctattcacccataaatagaattcattttagtatagggtggccagttattgaacgctggccagttattgaagaaatgaattctgtgtataggtgaatagaattcatttttagtttagggcgacCAGttttaaaagtggccagttactggcgaattaccctactaacttaattttaaaaattgtattgtgtattaaaaaaaaacctcatcttTACTCTTGTTTGGAAaagtcaaaatcaaaatatactttattcatataGGAGGCCTAGGAACAAGCACTTACGAATAgttattacttaggtacattatcttaatctaaattatcagagcaatttattgatattaatattattccataataacattggattcttatacagatcaaatttaatactaagaatttcacaaaaggatcgtcaaacaaaaaatattgtataaaaactAGAAACTAGAATCTCTGTTCCAGCTCTCATTCAAGCTCTGAGAGCTCCGAGGAGGCCGAGCGTCAGCGAAGCCTCCTGGAGGCCGAGGATCTGCCCATGCTCGCTGCCCAATGCGCGGTCCTGCATGAGATGTTCCCGAATACCTGCGCCATGGAGGTAAGATtgacaatataaatatattatatccaGTGATCGGCACGGATGGTGCCACACCTGGGTTTACCGAACAAAAATCTTAATAGAATCGGactaaaaaaagtctgcagcggatttgatagcccacgcagtgcaagtgttatttatacgtcataatttcatagaagtttgacgtttaaaataacactttcactacgtgggctatcaaatccgctgcagactattcttggtctgactctatggaCATGAATGGACATGACTCAAATGCCGCGATCTTGTTCGAAAAAGGAATTCTATTGAGTGTTCTTTAAAATACGAGTTTTTCAATATGATTTGTACATGGAAACCCGCGGTGTGGCACCGTCCGTGCCTATCACTGCTTATATCATCTATGGGTCACAAGGGATATTCAGGATCTTTCATATAACATCGTAAGCGCTTGCATCGAAGACGCTACTCAGGGCAGTGGTAATAGTATTAGGACTCAGGACCCCATGGTGTGGAATATAGTAACTTTGAGGATGGCGAGCTTTGAGGATGCCGAGAGTTAACGAAGCCTGCTAGAGGCCAAGgacacctgagcgcgggctagtccaacgctcaaaaaaccagtgtaggtgcgctctccgataacgcgccttcgtcacgcatctcgatgacacattttagactggttcttcTCGCCAGCACTCAGTAACCGTAGATAATTACACGACCCTTTTTTTTACAgaggcacgtgcggttttacttaaaaatagacaaaggattagcggCTCGGGTCCATTTATAAATCTACAGACTAAAGCCGAATTCAGTACAAACATTGATTACATCTCACTACTACAGATAAAGCACTGCGTCTCTATCGCTTGCGGTGACGTGGAGCGAGCAGCGGCGACACTGCTGCACCGCCGCGAGCAAGGCCAGGCGCTGTCGGCCGCCGCCCTGCATCAGGCCAGCAAGACCCCGCTCTGCGACGACTCGGAGCTCAAGAACCGTATCATCGCTCGGTCAGTACTACAGAAACATTAAATCTCACTACTACAGATGAAGCACTGCGTCTCCATCGCTTGCGGTGACGTGGAGCGAGCAGTGGCGACGCTGCTGCACCGCCGCGAGCCCACAGGCATCATTAAATTTTACTTATTATTTCGAGAGTGTTTAAAACGTAgtatgtatctttaggtatataaataaagatataaccAACCAACTTTTTTTGTTTAACCAACTAAATACAAaagcgcctggatctgtcactgaaagacctgactttaacctacattatttgatcctgtaatgttttcatctacactcaactggcttaagaagccatatgagggtagattttgtttactcttttttaaatacccaaAGATACAGACTATTATCAAACCTGTCTTATAGGGATCAGGGAATAAACTAACCATAATAAATTTTACTTATTATTTCGAGAGTTAACATGACTATTgttgagtcatggatgttttctatgtatttaagtatttatatattacatatatcgttgtctgactacccacaacacaagccttcttgagcttaccgtgggacttggtcaatttgtgtaataatgtccctgtaatatttatttatttattgttgttttaGTTACTCTTACGTGGACAAGAACTCTGATACTAAGGAGCACAAGCCACTCGCGCCCAAGATGGAGCCGAAAAAGATGGTCCGCTACCGCGACAACAAGATAGTGTCGCTCAAGGGCGAGCGGTACACTGAGGTGAGTGTGACATGGTTACAATAGTTACATATATCACAAACAGTAGTTAGTCCAAGATGGACGACAAGATAGTGTCGCTCAAGGGCGAGCGGTACACTGAGGTGAGTGTGACATGGTTACATACATCACATACAGTAGGTGAAGTGAGTCCAAGATAGTCCCCTACCGGGACAACAAGATAGTGTCGCTCAAGGGCGAGCGGTACACTGAGGTGAGTGTGACATGGTTACATACATCACATACAGTAGGTGAAGTTAGTCCAAGATGGTCCGCTACCGCGACAACAAGATAGTGTCGCTCAAGGGCGAGCGGTACACTGAGGTGAGTGTGACATGGTTACATACATCACATACAGTAGGTGAAGTGAGTCCAAGATAGTCCCCTACCGGGACAACAAGATAGTGTCGCTCAAGGGCGAGCGGTACACTGAGGTGAGTGTGACATGGTTACATACATCACATACAGTAGGTGAAGTTAGTCCGAGATGGTCCGCTTGATGGACCATTTATTGACAAGTAGGGAGTCCCTATATCGACAAATTTAACTATCGATACTTTTCCCCTAAAACTAGTGATCGCTCCAAGTTTTGTTTGTAAacatatactgggtcaagcaaatcttgtcagtagcaaacggcggcaaatttgaaaaatcgcgggttagcaacactgtgttcgaataattcgaaaatcgcgtgtcatctgtgttttatctgtggaatgtggatcgcgaatgacagccatcatcttgtttgtttacaaatggtttacaatgtttacattctgaatcgattctatttcaagagatatttctgctgtgtcaccattaaataccaatatattaaaataagactgtgcttaattaaagctaaggtgcctacaatgcctacagtgccaactgagaaatctaataaaatatgaaaatccagtatgacatctacctgctgaagcaatgattttattcatacattcttgtttaacggcatagtccacttacaattttattttgagatcttcaaattagttaatcatttttatcaacatcacacaccgcttttaaattgtccgtccatacgtattaataacaatttcaaacattttcaatagagaatccgcgagtgacaatttgaattgacgtacgtgacaaggcaCGCTCAgcggaaatagtta
Proteins encoded in this window:
- the LOC134678049 gene encoding CUE domain-containing protein 2 isoform X1, translated to MSTTASQESAVKESLFQFITKNVPSADLNVIDDIVLSYVISFVEESSQDPCFDVEGFIEMMAAYVPQFANIDVERVCSWVVDLEALLTSEESDPPSSHEESSSSSDKLTMTLHTLSEMLPTATKPSRSHSSSESSEEAERQRSLLEAEDLPMLAAQCAVLHEMFPNTCAMEIKHCVSIACGDVERAAATLLHRREQGQALSAAALHQASKTPLCDDSELKNRIIARYSYVDKNSDTKEHKPLAPKMEPKKMVRYRDNKIVSLKGERYTEVPRSGVDEENLKKPKKQHCP
- the LOC134678049 gene encoding CUE domain-containing protein 2 isoform X2, which translates into the protein MSTTASQESAVKESLFQFITKNVPSADLNVIDDIVLSYVISFVEESSQDPCFDVEGFIEMMAAYVPQFANIDVERVCSWVVDLEALLTSEESDPPSSHEESSSSSDKLTMTLHTLSEMLPTATKPSRSHSSSESSEEAERQRSLLEAEDLPMLAAQCAVLHEMFPNTCAMEIKHCVSIACGDVERAAATLLHRREQGQALSAAALHQASKTPLCDDSELKNRIIARYSYVDKNSDTKEHKPLAPKMEPKKMVRYRDNKIVSLKGERYTEVPRSGVDEENLKKPKKQHCP